Genomic DNA from Anaerolineae bacterium:
GCAAGCTGCTGGTGCTGATCAATGGCGCATATGGCGAGCGCATCTTGAAAATAGCCGAGATCCATCGCATCCCGACGCTGCCATTGCGCTGTGCCGAGGACACTGTACCTGACGTAGAGGCTCTGGATGCAGCGCTGGCTGCCAATCCAGCTATCACCCATGTCGCCGTTGTTCACTGCGAGACGACCACTGGCATCATCAACCCTATCGACGTCTACGGTGACGTGGTCCGTCGATACCGGCGCAGTTATATCGTGGACGCCATGAGTAGTTTTGGCGCATACCCCATTCAACTGGATAAATGGGGCATTGACTTCCTGGTCTCCTCATCCAACAAGTGCATCGAAGGCGTGCCAGGCTTTTCCTTTGTGCTGGCGCGCAAGGCGGCGCTGCTGGCGGCCCGGGGATTTGCGCGCACGCTGTCGCTCGATCTGCTGGCGCAGTGGGAAGGGTTGGAAAAAGACGGGCAGTTTCGCTTCACGCCGCCTACCCACGCCATCCTGGCCTTTGAACAGGCACTGCGCGAGCTAGAAGCCGAGGGCGGCGTAGAGGCACGCGCCCAGCGCTACCGGCGGAATTATGAGATCACTCTGGCGGCAATGCAGGAGATGGGCTTCGAGCCCTACCTCCCGCCTGAGTATCG
This window encodes:
- a CDS encoding 2-aminoethylphosphonate--pyruvate transaminase, coding for MIASWKDKALFTPGPLTTSRTVKQAMLRDLGSRDAAFIAIVREVRQRLIELGGVDENEFTAVLMQGSGTFGLEAVVSSVIPPTGKLLVLINGAYGERILKIAEIHRIPTLPLRCAEDTVPDVEALDAALAANPAITHVAVVHCETTTGIINPIDVYGDVVRRYRRSYIVDAMSSFGAYPIQLDKWGIDFLVSSSNKCIEGVPGFSFVLARKAALLAARGFARTLSLDLLAQWEGLEKDGQFRFTPPTHAILAFEQALRELEAEGGVEARAQRYRRNYEITLAAMQEMGFEPYLPPEYRGYIITAFRYPDHPRFDFREFYERLSNKGHIIYPGKLSHADCFRIGHIGRIEESDVYALMAAIKTTLAEMDIHLV